The Astyanax mexicanus isolate ESR-SI-001 chromosome 24, AstMex3_surface, whole genome shotgun sequence genome has a segment encoding these proteins:
- the shisa4 gene encoding protein shisa-4, which translates to MALAALAVVALWALLSVCDVSANEDCLWYVDKNGTWHNGFDCQLISFCCGTCARRYCCLNPAKMITESVQKRCMLLRLSPSTIAGIASSILLFVAAIATMVCCFMCSCCYLYQRHQQRGRSSYEAQHIPMASYPVEPMYDVYGKPIRNPENPGYPMAPQYPGVPPQYPMMAPGPYPPYTPADPGFNFGAPPPYSPPQYPGH; encoded by the exons ATGGCGCTGGCCGCGCTGGCTGTAGTGGCGCTGTGGGCGCTGCTGTCGGTGTGTGACG TGAGTGCTAATGAGGACTGCTTGTGGTATGTGGATAAAAATGGCACCTGGCACAATGGCTTTGACTGCCAACTCATCTCCTTCTGCTGTGGGACCTGCGCCCGGCGCTACTGCTGCCTTAACCCCGCAAAGATGATCACAGAGTCAGTACAGAAGCGCTGCATGCTCCTCCGCCTCAG CCCGTCCACCATTGCTGGAATCGCTTCCTCTATCCTGCTTTTTGTGGCGGCCATTGCCACCATGGTCTGCTGCTTCATGTGCTCCTGCTGCTACCTGTACCAGCGCCACCAGCAGCGGGGCCGATCATCTTACGAAG CTCAGCACATTCCGATGGCCAGCTACCCTGTGGAACCCATGTATGACGTTTATGGAAAACCCATCCGAAACCCGGAGAACCCTGGATATCCGATGGCTCCACAGTACCCTGGTGTGCCCCCGCAGTACCCCATGATGGCACCGGGGCCATACCCTCCATATACTCCTGCTGACCCGGGTTTCAATTTTGGAG CTCCTCCACCATATTCCCCCCCGCAGTATCCGGGCCACTGA